The Candidatus Saccharibacteria bacterium oral taxon 955 DNA segment TTGTCCATAATCCCCTCCTAGACCCACCTAATTATAATACAAGACGGTATTATTCTCTTCGACTCTCGCTTAGTCAACGCTAGCGCCACTCTATATCATTCAAGTTACTGCTCGACTAGAGTAAACAGCTGAGACTCACCAATGACAACATAGCTGTCCCCCTCAGCGCCACGACGCATAAGCTCATGAGAAATACCAAGTCGCTTCATAATGTCGCGCAAACGATTAACCGCCTCAAATTGATCAAAATTAGTACGGCGTGCAAACTTTTCTATCTTTTTGCCGGTCACTTTGAATACTCTAACTACCTCGCCGTCCTCTTTTTCAACATCATCTAACCGCTCAACCGACCAGTCGTCGGTCGACTCCCCTTCGCCCAGAGAAATCACCGGCACGTCATCGCCAGATGTTTCAACAACCTTCGCTTCACGTTGTCGATAGTCCTCAACTTCCTGACGAAGTAGTCGCAACAGCTCTTTAATATTATGGTGTGTCTGCGACGAAATCGCTACCACTTGCGCCCCACCAGTCACATTTTGCAGTGCGGTTGCCTGCATGGCAATAATCTCATCATCCAGTCCCTCACACTTGGTAAGTGCAACTATCTCTGGGCGCTTCGTCAAATCCTTACTGTATTTTTCTAGCTCACGACGAATTGCCAAATATTTCTCCGCTGGATCATCGCTATAAGCGTCAATCATATGCAGAAGCACCGCCGTCCTCTCAACATGACGCAGAAACTGGTCGCCCAAGCCCCTACCCTCCGAGGCGCCTTCGATCAAACCTGGGATATCAGCAATCAAAATTGACCCATCGTCGACGTCTGCGACACCGAGATTTGGTGTCAAAGTAGTAAATTCATAATTAGCTATCTCTGGCCTAGCATTTGATACCACACTCAAAAACGTCGATTTACCGGCGTTCGGAAAACCGATCAGCCCAACATCAGCCAGTAACTTTAGCTCTAGCTCAGCCTCAAACGACTCACCAGGCTCACCGAGTTCTGCCATACGAGGTGTTTGGCGTGTCGATGACTTGAAGTGGGCGTTACCAAAACCGCCATCGCCACCCTTGGCGACGACCACCTTCTGCTCAGGCGATACTAAATCAGCAATCACCACACCGTCACGTTTCACAACCGTTCCAACTGGCACCTTTACTACCAGGTCCTCACCGGATCGTCCAGCCATCTTGCGCTTACTTCCATTTACACCATCACTAGCTATGAGGCGTGGCTGATAGCGAAACTTTAATAGAGTATTTAGTTGCTCACTCGCCAAAAAAATAACATCACCACCACGCCCACCATCTCCACCGTCAGGGCCACCCTTGTCAACGTAAATTTCGTGTCGAAAACTAACGGCCCCATCACCGCCCTTACCAGCCTGTACCGTTACCTTTGCTATATCGATAAACATATCCAAAACTAGTGTAGCATTATTGACATATCTATGCAATTTTGTTTTAATAATACCAATCCTTCTATGTCAATCCCGACGTAGAAGTGCACCCTATTATAGACAGGAGACACCTTGAAAGAGTTCTTCGTCTGGGCGAGCTACCAGGCCAAGTACACGAACGGAGAAACAAGCATAGGAAGCATATCTACTTCCATGGAGGTTCCGCCAGGGACTAAACCCTCCGACATATTCTGCCAACTGCGCAGATCAATCATAGCGCACAATAGAGAGGCA contains these protein-coding regions:
- the obgE gene encoding GTPase ObgE; this translates as MFIDIAKVTVQAGKGGDGAVSFRHEIYVDKGGPDGGDGGRGGDVIFLASEQLNTLLKFRYQPRLIASDGVNGSKRKMAGRSGEDLVVKVPVGTVVKRDGVVIADLVSPEQKVVVAKGGDGGFGNAHFKSSTRQTPRMAELGEPGESFEAELELKLLADVGLIGFPNAGKSTFLSVVSNARPEIANYEFTTLTPNLGVADVDDGSILIADIPGLIEGASEGRGLGDQFLRHVERTAVLLHMIDAYSDDPAEKYLAIRRELEKYSKDLTKRPEIVALTKCEGLDDEIIAMQATALQNVTGGAQVVAISSQTHHNIKELLRLLRQEVEDYRQREAKVVETSGDDVPVISLGEGESTDDWSVERLDDVEKEDGEVVRVFKVTGKKIEKFARRTNFDQFEAVNRLRDIMKRLGISHELMRRGAEGDSYVVIGESQLFTLVEQ